One window from the genome of Mastacembelus armatus chromosome 18, fMasArm1.2, whole genome shotgun sequence encodes:
- the sepsecs gene encoding O-phosphoseryl-tRNA(Sec) selenium transferase: MNGENFALSEQIVSSSYIRQGSQARRSHEQLIRLLLEQGKCPEEGWSESTVELFLNELAVMDSNNFLGNCGVGEREGRVASSLVARRHYRLIHGIGRSGDIAAIQPKAAGSSLLNKLTNSVVLDILKLTGVRSVASCFVVPMATGMSLTLCFLTLRHRRPKARYIIWPRIDQKSCFKSMITAGFEPVVVENALEGDELRTDLEAVERKIEALGAENILCVHSTTSCFAPRVPDRIEELAAMCAKYNIPHIVNNAYGVQSSKCMHLIQQGARVGRIDAFVQSLDKNFMVPVGGAIIAGFEESFIQEISKMYPGRASASPSLDVLITLLTLGANGYKKLLAERKEIYSFLVQELKSLASAHGERLLHTPHNPISLAMSLDGLEAKSNGAVTQLGSMLFTRQVSGARVIPLGKEQTISGHTFRGFMSHSESYPCPYLNAASAVGITREDVTLCMKRLDKCLKTLKKNQNVTTPTSPVPPAGPEDPPVE, translated from the exons ATGAACGGTGAAAACTTCGCCCTGAGTGAGCAGATAGTGTCATCCTCTTACATCCGACAGGGGTCTCAGGCGCGTCGCAGCCATGAGCAGCTCATCAGGCTCTTACTGGAGCAG ggaAAGTGTCCAGAGGAAGGGTGGAGCGAGAGCACCGTAGAGCTCTTCCTGAATGAGCTGGCTGTGATGGACAGCAATAACTTCCTGGGCAACTGTGGCGTTGGGGAGAGGGAAGGCCGGGTGGCATCCAGCCTTGTGGCAAGGCGACATTACAG GTTGATCCATGGAATAGGTCGGTCTGGGGACATCGCTGCTATTCAGCCCAAAGCTGCTGGATCCAGTCTGCTTAACAAGCTGACCAACTCAGTGGTGTTGGACATTTTGAAACtcacag GTGTCCGCAGTGTGGCGAGCTGCTTTGTAGTTCCCATGGCAACGGGAATGAGCTTGACTCTGTGCTTCCTGACCCTCCGTCACCGGAGACCCAAGGCTCGCTACATCATTTGGCCCCGCATAGACcagaagtcctgttttaaatCCATGATCACAGCAG GCTTCGAGCCAGTGGTGGTGGAAAATGCTCTTGAAGGTGACGAGTTGCGGACAGATTTGGAAGCTGTTGAGCGCAAGATTGAAGCGCTCGGAGCCGAGAACATCTTGTGTGTTCATTCCACAACATCCTGCTTCGCCCCACGAGTCCCTGACAG GATTGAGGAGCTGGCCGCTATGTGTGCCAAATATAACATTCCCCACATAGTTAACAATGCCTACGGGGTACAGTCATCCAAGTGCATGCACCTCATACAGCAG GGGGCTCGTGTGGGAAGAATTGATGCCTTTGTACAGAGCTTGGACAAGAACTTCATGGTCCCAGTAGGTGGCGCCATAATCGCAGGGTTTGAGGAGTCCTTCATACAGGAGATCAGCAAGATGTATCCAG GTCGAGCGTCGGCCTCCCCCTCCCTTGACGTCCTCATTACTCTTCTCACTCTGGGAGCCAACGGCTACAAGAAACTCCTGGCAGAAAGGAAG GAGATTTATTCTTTCCTGGTTCAGGAGCTGAAGAGTCTGGCCTCTGCACATGGGGAGAGATTGCTTCATACCCCCCATAACCCTATTTCACTGG ccaTGTCTCTGGATGGTCTTGAGGCCAAGAGCAATGGGGCAGTGACTCAGCTGGGCTCCATGCTGTTCACCCGGCAAGTGTCCGGAGCCAG GGTAATACCACTGGGCAAGGAGCAGACCATAAGCGGGCACACGTTCCGAGGCTTTATGTCGCACTCAGAGTCATACCCCTGCCCCTACCTCAACGCCGCCTCAGCTGTGGGTATCACTCGAGAAGACGTTACACTGTGCATGAAACGGCTTGACAAGTGCCTGAAGACTCTGAAGAAGAACCAGAATGTGACTACGCCTACTTCCCCAGTACCTCCGGCAGGCCCGGAGGACCCCCCTGTAGAGTGA